A genomic window from Shewanella vesiculosa includes:
- a CDS encoding RES family NAD+ phosphorylase, producing the protein MHNEVNTIEPNADKLYRLVPSHFPPIDLFEQVANPDELEIVFAIESLTNDRLREEAGELALVPVEQRISGIGTSPIMAAFTHIGTPSRFTDGCQFGVYYAAKTLHTAFAETIYHREVFLRATNEPDTELTMRCYINQVALALHDIRSQQFDDLHTDDYAIAQQFAKALRARDSNGLVYRSVRDSGGECIAAFKPKAVTIPLQGGHYKYIWSSKKQKIEHILEVNLIK; encoded by the coding sequence ATGCACAACGAGGTTAATACCATTGAGCCTAACGCGGATAAGCTGTACAGATTAGTGCCCAGCCATTTTCCGCCTATCGACTTATTTGAACAGGTCGCCAACCCTGATGAGCTTGAGATAGTTTTTGCTATTGAATCACTCACCAACGACCGCTTACGTGAAGAAGCAGGCGAGTTGGCCCTGGTGCCAGTAGAACAACGTATTTCTGGTATTGGAACCTCGCCAATAATGGCGGCATTTACCCATATTGGTACGCCATCACGCTTTACCGATGGTTGTCAATTTGGAGTGTATTATGCGGCTAAAACGTTACATACCGCCTTTGCTGAAACCATTTACCACCGAGAAGTGTTTTTACGCGCGACTAATGAGCCCGATACCGAACTCACTATGCGTTGCTATATTAATCAAGTCGCGTTGGCACTGCATGATATTAGATCCCAACAATTTGATGACTTACACACAGATGACTACGCGATAGCACAGCAATTTGCTAAAGCGTTGCGTGCCCGTGACAGTAACGGTTTGGTATATCGTAGTGTAAGAGACAGTGGTGGTGAATGTATTGCGGCATTCAAACCTAAAGCCGTCACAATCCCACTGCAAGGTGGGCATTACAAATACATCTGGAGTAGTAAAAAGCAAAAGATTGAGCACATATTAGAAGTCAATTTGATTAAGTAA
- a CDS encoding membrane integrity-associated transporter subunit PqiC — MRSLYWSVSLLALSLISGCQSSPPKQYFVLTAPSLQIEPGSTSLEYDIGIGPIEIPEYLNFTQMVYPLEDGSLQRMANSYWAEPLDQGIGRVVSINLNQSDHSRKLVLFPWGAENSPQYSVKIKLMSLSRDSNNVRLNVYWDLIDNQVNRHITQQHFTAVTKAGATAPDMVSAYSHLLTQLSEQIDKSLQQLPE, encoded by the coding sequence ATGAGATCACTATATTGGAGTGTGAGTTTATTGGCACTTAGCCTGATCAGCGGATGCCAAAGCTCACCGCCAAAACAGTACTTTGTGTTAACCGCACCATCCTTGCAGATAGAGCCCGGCAGTACATCACTCGAATACGATATTGGCATTGGCCCTATTGAAATACCCGAGTACCTAAACTTTACTCAAATGGTATATCCGCTTGAAGATGGCAGCCTACAAAGAATGGCCAACAGCTACTGGGCTGAACCATTAGATCAAGGTATCGGCCGTGTCGTGAGTATTAATCTCAACCAAAGCGATCATAGTCGTAAGTTAGTGTTATTCCCCTGGGGAGCAGAAAATAGCCCGCAGTACAGTGTCAAAATAAAGCTTATGAGCTTAAGCAGAGACAGTAACAATGTCAGACTAAATGTTTATTGGGATCTTATCGATAACCAAGTAAACCGACATATCACCCAGCAACACTTCACTGCGGTCACCAAAGCAGGAGCAACGGCGCCAGACATGGTTAGTGCATACAGCCATTTATTGACTCAGTTATCTGAGCAAATCGATAAGTCACTGCAACAACTGCCAGAGTAA
- the betB gene encoding betaine-aldehyde dehydrogenase, which produces MSALITYQNYVHGKYISNGSGETFEVINPATGDVSYLVEVATETVQQAAIASAKAGFAIWSAMTPIERSRILLKAVALLREQNDELAAGEVLDTGKPWQEASVVDVVTGADSIEFFAGLAPSIEGNQQPVGADFYYTRREPLGICAGIGAWNYPLQIACWKAAPALACGNVMIFKPSEETPRGAMRLAEIFTQAGVPDGVFNVVQGDGKVGAWLTSNEDIAKVSFTGEVGTGKKVMAAAAGTLKDVTMELGGKSPLIIFNDADVENAVSAAMLANFYTQGEVCTNGTRVFVQQDIYPQFIQRLKERTEQNIVCGDPMDPNTNFGALISRDHQQKVLDYIEIGKQEGATLLTGGSALKPDNAPNGFFVAPTIFTDCTDEMTLSKEEVFGPVMSVLTFTDEDEVVKRANSTHLGLAAGVFTQDITRAHRVIHQIQAGICWINAYGASPAEMPVGGYKMSGIGRENGSETLKAYTQIKAVYVGMQSLESPF; this is translated from the coding sequence ATGTCAGCGTTAATTACATACCAAAATTATGTTCACGGTAAATACATTTCAAATGGTAGCGGAGAAACCTTCGAGGTTATTAATCCTGCGACTGGTGATGTCAGTTATTTAGTTGAAGTTGCTACCGAAACAGTACAACAGGCGGCTATTGCGAGCGCGAAAGCAGGATTTGCAATTTGGTCGGCAATGACGCCAATCGAACGTAGCCGCATTTTATTAAAAGCCGTTGCCCTACTACGTGAACAAAATGATGAACTTGCAGCAGGTGAAGTATTGGATACCGGTAAGCCATGGCAAGAAGCATCGGTAGTTGATGTGGTTACTGGCGCCGACTCTATAGAGTTCTTTGCCGGACTTGCCCCAAGTATTGAAGGCAATCAACAACCTGTTGGAGCGGACTTTTATTACACTCGTCGCGAGCCATTAGGCATTTGTGCCGGTATTGGTGCTTGGAACTATCCGCTGCAAATAGCTTGTTGGAAAGCGGCACCTGCGCTCGCTTGCGGTAATGTGATGATTTTTAAGCCATCAGAAGAAACACCACGCGGTGCAATGCGTTTGGCAGAAATATTCACACAAGCTGGCGTACCAGATGGCGTATTTAACGTTGTTCAAGGTGACGGTAAAGTGGGCGCATGGCTAACCAGTAATGAAGATATCGCTAAAGTGTCATTCACAGGCGAAGTCGGTACCGGTAAAAAAGTCATGGCAGCTGCGGCGGGAACACTTAAAGACGTAACCATGGAACTTGGTGGTAAGTCGCCATTGATAATATTTAACGATGCCGATGTTGAAAATGCCGTTTCTGCGGCAATGTTAGCCAATTTTTATACGCAAGGCGAAGTGTGTACCAATGGTACGAGAGTCTTTGTGCAGCAAGATATTTATCCACAATTTATTCAACGTTTAAAAGAACGTACTGAGCAGAATATTGTTTGCGGCGACCCAATGGACCCTAACACTAATTTCGGCGCGTTGATTTCACGTGATCATCAACAAAAAGTGCTTGATTATATTGAGATTGGTAAACAAGAAGGGGCGACTTTGTTAACGGGCGGCAGTGCATTAAAGCCTGACAATGCGCCAAATGGTTTCTTTGTCGCGCCAACAATTTTTACTGATTGCACTGATGAAATGACGCTATCTAAAGAAGAAGTCTTTGGCCCAGTCATGTCGGTATTGACCTTTACTGATGAAGACGAAGTCGTTAAACGTGCTAATAGTACACATCTAGGCTTAGCGGCTGGGGTGTTTACCCAAGACATTACTCGCGCTCATCGGGTTATTCATCAAATTCAAGCTGGTATTTGTTGGATCAATGCTTATGGTGCCTCACCAGCAGAAATGCCGGTTGGTGGTTACAAAATGTCTGGTATTGGCCGCGAGAATGGCTCTGAAACCTTGAAAGCATACACCCAAATTAAAGCTGTTTACGTTGGTATGCAGTCACTTGAAAGCCCATTTTAG
- a CDS encoding LexA family transcriptional regulator → MRFIPIVASAGITGFESPAAEYLQLGLSLDEMLVQHPSSTFIGLAQGESMQGVGIFDGDLLIVDRHETAKSGDVIVANFNGEFVCKILDLQRRMLVSSHEQHLPVTICDYDDFSIEGVVIRSIRCHRQSPMFVSHQG, encoded by the coding sequence ATGCGCTTTATTCCCATTGTCGCCAGTGCTGGCATTACCGGTTTTGAAAGCCCTGCTGCTGAGTATCTTCAATTAGGCCTCAGTCTGGATGAGATGTTAGTGCAACATCCAAGTTCGACTTTTATCGGCTTAGCCCAAGGGGAGTCAATGCAAGGTGTTGGGATATTTGATGGCGACTTACTGATTGTCGATCGTCATGAAACGGCTAAAAGTGGCGACGTGATTGTGGCTAATTTTAATGGTGAATTTGTGTGTAAAATTCTCGATCTGCAACGGCGAATGCTAGTGTCATCTCATGAGCAACATTTACCAGTAACCATTTGCGATTATGATGACTTTAGTATTGAAGGTGTGGTGATCCGCTCAATTCGTTGTCATCGCCAAAGCCCCATGTTTGTTAGCCACCAAGGGTAA
- a CDS encoding M13 family metallopeptidase, which yields MNRSLIAIGLTTALLAGCGVSDTTNTQVAAVTSPAPAKAELGTFGIDLTARNEAVKPGDDFFMYASGHWYDNFVMPADKTRYGAFNALAERSEDQVKAIIDDIASRSDLNAEEQLIADFYHAYMDTETINKLGITPIKGTLDQIAAINSTQDLTKIFGEAWLTGTSSPIWGGMWFNRLDPNQYEMTIGAGGLGLPDRSYYLEESDRFVNIRKAYVEHIAAMLAFAGIKDGEKRAAAILALETKIAQAQWPREKRRNRDLTLNQLKRADLDQQYPGFDWDLYFAQTGYQVPQLNISEPEPVKAIIDLINQQPLNVWQDYLTYHTVSNNAGLLSEDIFNTNFAFYGKELTGQEQPRPRWKRAVEEMSGTQSLGFAIGKVYVSRYFPESSKQQMAELVENLRTALGQRIDGLEWMGDETKVNAHAKLAAFNPKIGYPDSWQEFDGLTLTKNDLVGDIKNLRKYFQADSVAQELEKTDRNRWGMTPQTVNAYYNSSFNEIVFPAAILQPPFFDPNADPAVNYGSIGAVIGHEMGHGFDDQGSKSDANGIQRNWWTDKDRAAFDAKADKLAEQYSKYEPIPENFVNGRNSLGENIGDVGGLSMAYHAYKLSLKGKEAPVIDGVTGDQRFFLAWAQVWKEKRTEQSMLSQLRAGTHAPGRYRALAPRNHDAWYKAFDVKPGDELYLPEEQRVRIW from the coding sequence ATGAATAGATCCTTAATTGCGATTGGATTAACCACTGCACTTTTAGCAGGTTGTGGTGTATCTGATACAACGAATACTCAGGTTGCAGCCGTCACTTCCCCTGCTCCCGCTAAAGCTGAATTAGGTACTTTTGGTATTGACTTAACAGCGCGTAATGAAGCGGTTAAACCTGGCGATGACTTCTTTATGTATGCCAGTGGTCATTGGTACGACAACTTTGTTATGCCAGCAGACAAAACCCGTTACGGCGCATTTAATGCCTTAGCTGAGCGCAGTGAAGATCAAGTCAAAGCAATTATTGATGATATTGCTAGCCGCAGTGATTTAAATGCAGAAGAACAATTAATTGCTGATTTTTATCATGCCTATATGGACACCGAAACCATTAATAAGTTGGGTATCACACCAATTAAAGGCACCTTAGATCAAATAGCGGCAATCAACTCGACTCAAGACTTAACAAAAATATTCGGCGAAGCCTGGCTTACAGGTACATCATCACCTATTTGGGGTGGAATGTGGTTTAACCGTTTAGACCCTAATCAATATGAAATGACCATTGGCGCTGGTGGCTTGGGTTTACCAGACCGTTCATATTACCTAGAAGAAAGTGATCGCTTTGTGAATATTCGTAAAGCTTATGTTGAGCATATCGCTGCAATGTTGGCTTTTGCGGGGATAAAAGACGGTGAAAAACGTGCCGCGGCGATTCTTGCACTTGAAACTAAAATAGCACAAGCACAATGGCCTAGAGAGAAACGTCGTAATCGCGATTTAACCTTAAACCAACTTAAGCGCGCAGATCTTGATCAGCAATATCCTGGATTCGACTGGGATTTATATTTTGCACAAACAGGCTATCAAGTCCCTCAACTCAATATATCTGAACCTGAACCAGTTAAGGCTATCATTGACTTGATAAATCAACAGCCATTAAATGTATGGCAGGACTATCTGACCTACCACACGGTCAGTAATAATGCCGGATTATTGTCAGAAGATATTTTCAATACTAACTTTGCTTTTTATGGCAAAGAGTTAACAGGCCAAGAACAACCTCGTCCACGGTGGAAACGCGCGGTGGAAGAAATGTCAGGTACTCAATCATTGGGCTTTGCAATCGGTAAAGTGTATGTATCACGTTACTTTCCTGAGTCGTCTAAGCAACAAATGGCCGAATTAGTTGAAAACTTACGCACAGCACTTGGACAGCGTATTGATGGTTTAGAGTGGATGGGCGATGAAACTAAAGTGAATGCCCATGCTAAATTAGCGGCATTTAACCCTAAAATTGGTTATCCAGATTCATGGCAAGAATTTGATGGTTTAACCCTGACTAAAAATGATTTAGTCGGTGATATTAAAAATCTGCGCAAATACTTCCAAGCCGACAGCGTAGCTCAGGAACTGGAAAAAACCGATCGTAATCGTTGGGGCATGACCCCGCAAACAGTCAATGCCTATTACAACAGCTCGTTTAATGAGATTGTGTTCCCTGCGGCTATATTACAACCGCCATTTTTTGATCCAAACGCAGATCCCGCGGTTAACTATGGCAGTATCGGTGCGGTCATTGGTCACGAAATGGGTCATGGATTTGATGATCAAGGCTCTAAATCAGACGCCAATGGTATTCAGCGTAATTGGTGGACTGACAAAGATCGCGCAGCCTTTGATGCTAAAGCCGATAAACTGGCTGAGCAGTACAGCAAATATGAGCCTATTCCAGAAAACTTTGTCAACGGACGTAACAGTTTAGGTGAAAACATCGGCGATGTTGGTGGCTTATCAATGGCGTACCACGCTTATAAGTTGAGCTTAAAAGGTAAAGAAGCACCGGTTATTGATGGCGTTACTGGCGATCAACGCTTCTTTTTAGCTTGGGCTCAAGTGTGGAAAGAAAAACGTACCGAGCAAAGCATGTTAAGCCAACTTCGTGCTGGCACTCATGCACCAGGTCGTTACCGCGCCCTCGCCCCACGTAACCACGATGCTTGGTACAAAGCCTTTGATGTTAAACCCGGTGACGAGTTGTACTTACCTGAAGAGCAACGCGTACGTATTTGGTAA
- the betI gene encoding transcriptional regulator BetI, with the protein MSRPIMKNVRQQQLINATLMSVERHGLQHTTINTISGLAGMSSGIISHYFGGKQGLIEATQKFLLDELKQALLTRTSGKTLTPVARLSMIVEANFTELQRSNAATKTWLSFWSQAMHDPGLARLQNINSQRLYSNLLFSFKQLLPNTAAINAAKQTAAVIDGFWLRSALSSTPIEDFKQAQILSKAFIEAAIVQHGEIECQR; encoded by the coding sequence ATGTCAAGACCGATAATGAAAAACGTCAGACAACAACAGCTGATAAATGCCACGTTAATGTCAGTCGAACGTCATGGGTTGCAACACACTACGATTAATACCATTAGTGGCTTGGCGGGAATGTCATCGGGAATTATCAGTCACTATTTTGGTGGCAAGCAAGGGTTAATAGAAGCCACGCAGAAATTTCTGTTAGATGAATTAAAGCAGGCATTACTGACGAGAACATCAGGCAAAACATTAACTCCAGTAGCACGGCTTTCGATGATAGTGGAAGCAAACTTTACTGAATTACAACGTTCAAATGCCGCGACAAAAACATGGTTAAGCTTCTGGTCCCAAGCGATGCACGATCCTGGGCTAGCAAGATTACAAAATATTAATAGTCAGCGGTTATACAGCAATCTGCTTTTTTCGTTTAAGCAATTATTACCCAATACCGCAGCGATTAATGCAGCAAAGCAAACCGCTGCAGTGATTGATGGTTTTTGGTTACGCAGCGCGCTGAGCTCCACCCCGATAGAAGATTTTAAGCAAGCCCAAATTTTATCTAAAGCCTTTATTGAGGCTGCGATCGTGCAACACGGAGAAATTGAATGTCAGCGTTAA
- a CDS encoding ABC transporter ATP-binding protein, giving the protein MVDDAFISVRNLSVGYGTTEVQKQLNFEINKNDIFFVIGGSGCGKTTLLKSMVGLLTPLKGEVLYQGKNFYDADEPAQVAMLKDWGITFQTGALFSSMSLAENVALPLQLYTDLSERQIAEAVAYKLALVGLAGFEKFYPAELSGGMHKRAGLARAIALDPQLLFFDEPSAGLDPISSMRLDHLIVQICQALDSTVIIVSHELPSILSIGTRCVFLDNQTNTMLDCGDPRELKLNSSQARVRQFLNRADKVEAS; this is encoded by the coding sequence ATGGTGGATGATGCCTTCATCAGTGTACGCAATCTTAGTGTCGGTTATGGTACGACCGAGGTACAAAAACAACTGAACTTCGAGATTAACAAAAATGATATCTTTTTTGTCATTGGCGGAAGTGGTTGCGGCAAAACAACCTTACTTAAATCAATGGTAGGATTGTTAACCCCACTTAAGGGAGAAGTACTTTATCAAGGTAAAAACTTTTATGACGCTGATGAACCAGCGCAAGTGGCCATGCTCAAAGACTGGGGGATCACGTTTCAAACTGGCGCGTTGTTTTCCAGTATGTCGCTTGCCGAAAATGTGGCTTTACCGCTACAACTGTATACCGACCTTTCGGAGCGGCAAATAGCAGAGGCTGTGGCATATAAGCTTGCTTTAGTCGGCTTAGCTGGATTTGAAAAATTTTACCCTGCCGAATTAAGTGGCGGTATGCATAAGCGTGCAGGCTTGGCACGCGCGATTGCACTGGATCCACAATTGTTATTTTTTGATGAGCCTTCAGCAGGCTTAGATCCCATTAGTTCTATGCGCTTAGATCACCTAATTGTGCAAATTTGCCAAGCACTGGACTCGACCGTGATTATCGTATCGCACGAGCTACCCAGTATATTGTCAATCGGCACCCGCTGTGTGTTTCTCGATAATCAAACCAATACCATGCTTGATTGTGGCGATCCGAGAGAATTAAAACTTAACAGTAGCCAAGCTCGAGTGCGACAATTTCTCAATCGGGCTGATAAAGTGGAGGCATCATGA
- a CDS encoding MlaD family protein, translating to MSKSQRLPLAIGAFIFGAILLVFIALLFFSGGRIFAEKAPVVMYFNNSVQGLQVGAPVKLKGVIIGEISDISIDFPNDSSQGVTASVHADLLLKRINLKGIQVGEEFFSHAIENGLRAQLNYLSLLTGQLYVELDFYPNTSAHFHDDKDSLLELPTIATDFESLFKDLQSLNLKNVITNVDKLAQQLSDIAASGKIQQALDNFDRAATAVRNTAVHIDTTQATLGTKSIEVLAKLDSLLVQLNKDEPQMVESLNLSLAALHKTLVSIDQLANQAGNSLDQNSPLVIELTNTLAEISRTARALRSLSETLDEQPEAIIRGKQGE from the coding sequence ATGAGTAAAAGCCAGCGACTTCCTCTTGCGATTGGGGCCTTTATCTTTGGCGCGATTCTTTTAGTGTTTATTGCCCTGCTATTTTTTTCTGGTGGGCGAATATTTGCCGAAAAAGCGCCTGTGGTCATGTATTTCAATAACTCAGTACAAGGGCTTCAAGTCGGTGCGCCAGTGAAGTTAAAAGGCGTAATCATTGGTGAAATAAGCGATATTAGCATTGATTTCCCCAACGACAGTAGCCAAGGTGTCACGGCCTCAGTTCACGCCGATTTACTGTTGAAACGCATCAATCTTAAAGGCATACAAGTGGGAGAAGAGTTTTTCTCCCATGCGATAGAGAATGGCTTACGTGCTCAGCTGAATTATCTGAGTTTATTAACCGGACAACTCTATGTTGAGTTAGATTTTTATCCCAACACATCCGCACATTTCCATGATGACAAAGATTCATTATTGGAGCTACCAACCATAGCGACTGATTTCGAATCCTTATTTAAAGATCTGCAATCATTGAACTTGAAAAACGTCATTACCAATGTGGATAAATTGGCTCAGCAACTTAGCGACATTGCCGCCAGTGGCAAAATACAGCAAGCGCTGGATAATTTTGATCGCGCTGCAACAGCCGTTAGAAACACCGCTGTGCATATCGATACAACTCAAGCGACATTAGGCACCAAGAGTATCGAAGTGCTGGCTAAACTAGATAGTTTATTGGTGCAGTTGAATAAAGATGAACCGCAAATGGTTGAGTCTCTCAACCTCAGTTTAGCGGCACTGCACAAAACATTAGTCAGTATTGATCAGTTGGCGAATCAAGCAGGTAATTCTTTAGATCAAAACTCCCCACTCGTGATTGAATTAACCAATACATTGGCAGAAATTAGCCGCACAGCTCGGGCGTTACGTAGTTTAAGTGAAACCTTAGATGAGCAACCCGAGGCGATTATACGTGGTAAGCAAGGAGAATAA
- a CDS encoding ABC transporter permease, whose product MTLATFDIDMHDDNCDLSLAGDWQLGQAPLGADICAALPATCHTVRLVTTELSQWDSSLAIALLQLSRWCEQQKIALNIQDTPQGLQQLLQLATDVPVYQTANDGVIGGMWVTLRNGMIVQGLQVHDGLVFVGESTLALGRWLRGKASTRRSDIVFFIEQAGPKGLAIVTLISLLVGMILAYLGSVQLRQLGAQVYVANLVAIGMVREMGALMTGVIMAGRTGAAYAAQLGTMQVNEEIDALRVMGISTMEFLVLPRLLALIFIMPLMCIYSDVIGMIGGAVVANGMGVSYTQYILQTQVAIDWVDISTGLIKSLIFGFLIAIAGCQAGLKCGRDSNAVGLATTSAVVKAIVFLVVSDAALNILYDKLGI is encoded by the coding sequence ATGACACTCGCCACATTTGATATCGACATGCACGATGACAACTGCGATCTGAGTCTTGCAGGTGATTGGCAATTAGGCCAAGCACCACTAGGTGCCGATATTTGTGCCGCCCTTCCCGCAACTTGCCATACTGTCAGATTAGTGACGACTGAATTATCTCAGTGGGATTCAAGCCTTGCCATTGCCTTATTACAATTATCCCGCTGGTGTGAACAACAAAAAATAGCCCTCAATATTCAAGATACCCCACAAGGATTACAACAATTACTGCAGCTAGCTACCGATGTGCCTGTGTATCAAACGGCGAATGATGGTGTCATTGGTGGCATGTGGGTCACGCTTCGTAACGGCATGATTGTACAAGGCTTACAGGTGCACGATGGCTTAGTGTTTGTCGGGGAAAGCACGTTGGCATTAGGGCGTTGGTTAAGAGGTAAAGCCAGTACTCGGCGCAGTGATATCGTATTTTTTATTGAACAAGCAGGGCCTAAAGGACTGGCGATTGTCACTTTGATTAGTCTGCTAGTGGGAATGATTTTAGCCTATTTAGGTTCAGTGCAGCTGCGTCAGTTAGGTGCTCAGGTGTATGTTGCTAACTTAGTGGCGATTGGAATGGTACGCGAAATGGGCGCCCTGATGACAGGCGTCATTATGGCTGGCAGAACAGGAGCCGCGTATGCCGCTCAATTAGGCACCATGCAGGTCAATGAAGAGATTGATGCGCTGCGAGTCATGGGTATTTCCACCATGGAGTTTCTGGTGTTACCTCGCTTGTTGGCATTGATTTTCATTATGCCGTTAATGTGCATTTACTCTGACGTGATAGGCATGATCGGCGGTGCAGTAGTTGCCAATGGCATGGGCGTGAGTTACACCCAATATATTTTACAAACTCAGGTTGCCATTGATTGGGTAGACATATCCACCGGGTTGATAAAAAGCCTTATTTTTGGTTTTTTGATTGCTATTGCTGGTTGTCAGGCCGGGCTTAAATGCGGGCGAGATTCTAATGCCGTTGGTTTAGCCACGACCAGTGCTGTAGTTAAAGCCATTGTGTTTCTGGTGGTTTCCGATGCCGCGCTCAATATCTTATACGATAAGTTAGGGATCTAA
- a CDS encoding antitoxin Xre-like helix-turn-helix domain-containing protein: protein MSAIEQAVLQQNPEKTAQVALKVFFNIMDAWHVRAKDQIVLLGRPAESTFYNWKKGKVSSLSPDTLERISYVLGIYKALGSLFPTRDQADSWPQKVNQAFNNQTALEYMLKGSMINLSDMRRYLDAQRG, encoded by the coding sequence ATGTCTGCAATTGAGCAAGCTGTGCTACAGCAAAATCCTGAAAAAACTGCCCAAGTCGCGTTGAAGGTGTTTTTTAATATCATGGATGCTTGGCATGTAAGAGCAAAAGATCAAATTGTGCTGTTAGGTAGGCCGGCCGAGTCGACATTTTATAATTGGAAAAAAGGTAAAGTGTCGTCATTGTCGCCAGATACCTTGGAGCGTATTTCATACGTTTTAGGCATTTATAAAGCCCTTGGGAGTTTATTTCCGACAAGAGATCAAGCCGATTCTTGGCCGCAAAAAGTCAATCAAGCCTTTAATAATCAAACAGCTTTGGAGTATATGCTAAAAGGTAGCATGATAAATTTGAGTGATATGCGGAGATACCTTGATGCACAACGAGGTTAA
- a CDS encoding NADPH-dependent FMN reductase: MKVLTFGTSNSKNSINKKLAFYAAQQINNADISLIDIHDFEMPIYSVDRETEFGIPQLAHDFYNAIGAADTIVMSFAEYNGSYTSAYKNLFDWTSRIDMKVFQNKPILMLSTSPGPGGAQSVLAAAQASAPYFAATVIAAISLPSFFDNFDLEEGVVTDKTFNQSLLAAISKF; encoded by the coding sequence ATGAAAGTACTGACCTTCGGCACAAGCAACAGCAAAAACTCTATTAACAAAAAATTGGCTTTTTATGCCGCACAGCAAATCAACAACGCAGATATATCGCTAATCGACATTCATGACTTTGAAATGCCCATATACAGCGTAGACAGAGAAACTGAATTTGGTATTCCGCAATTAGCACACGATTTTTATAACGCGATTGGCGCAGCAGATACTATCGTGATGTCATTCGCTGAATACAATGGCTCATATACATCAGCCTATAAAAACCTGTTCGATTGGACATCTCGAATAGACATGAAAGTCTTTCAAAATAAACCGATTCTTATGCTGTCCACCTCGCCAGGTCCTGGAGGAGCGCAAAGTGTCTTAGCCGCAGCGCAAGCATCAGCGCCCTACTTTGCAGCAACAGTAATAGCCGCTATATCATTACCAAGCTTTTTTGATAATTTTGACTTAGAGGAAGGCGTCGTTACTGATAAGACATTCAATCAAAGTCTGCTTGCTGCAATCAGTAAATTCTAA